The following coding sequences are from one Bacillota bacterium window:
- a CDS encoding DUF4330 domain-containing protein, whose product MKLLDTRGRLFGVINVIDFLIVVLFVTFVSGFAYTRYFRNRVLETLVPRDIQVTFMVPTLRGPSIEAVSVGDRVVESKTNGYLGEVIAVSSEPADVVTQLPDGRYYEMPSTNRKDLYVVVEGPGKVTDNAIILGSQEVRIGAKVSIKTNLYAFESIVWGIDTQP is encoded by the coding sequence GTGAAACTCTTAGACACTAGGGGACGGCTCTTCGGTGTTATAAACGTCATCGATTTCCTCATAGTTGTCCTGTTTGTCACATTCGTGTCCGGTTTTGCCTACACCCGTTACTTTCGAAATCGCGTCCTGGAGACGCTGGTCCCCAGGGACATCCAGGTAACATTCATGGTACCCACTTTGAGGGGTCCCAGCATTGAAGCGGTTTCTGTCGGTGACAGGGTCGTGGAGTCCAAGACCAACGGGTACCTGGGGGAGGTCATAGCGGTCTCATCGGAACCTGCTGACGTGGTAACCCAGCTCCCCGACGGCCGCTACTACGAGATGCCTTCCACCAACCGGAAGGACCTCTATGTGGTGGTGGAAGGTCCCGGGAAGGTGACAGACAACGCCATTATACTGGGAAGCCAAGAGGTAAGGATAGGTGCCAAGGTTTCCATCAAGACTAACCTGTACGCCTTCGAGTCCATAGTGTGGGGCATCGACACTCAACCTTAA